In Vicinamibacteria bacterium, a genomic segment contains:
- a CDS encoding YHS domain-containing protein, with amino-acid sequence MIIRLLYFVLLAILARLVFRTLADLLGSRSRAQVNGSDEPRRTLHKGRMVRDPVCGLHLPEARALTAVQAGERFHFCSERCRAAFLDGER; translated from the coding sequence ATGATCATCCGCCTCCTCTACTTCGTGCTCCTCGCGATACTCGCCCGTCTCGTGTTCCGAACCCTCGCCGACCTCCTCGGATCGCGCTCCCGCGCCCAGGTGAACGGCTCCGACGAACCGCGGCGAACGCTTCACAAGGGACGCATGGTGCGCGATCCGGTCTGCGGCTTGCACCTGCCCGAGGCGCGGGCTCTCACGGCGGTCCAGGCCGGCGAGCGGTTTCATTTCTGTTCCGAGCGGTGCCGGGCGGCCTTTCTCGATGGCGAGCGATGA